One Phoenix dactylifera cultivar Barhee BC4 chromosome 8, palm_55x_up_171113_PBpolish2nd_filt_p, whole genome shotgun sequence genomic window carries:
- the LOC103721132 gene encoding probable polygalacturonase At1g80170 — MAENYRKTITRIAAATYFWTDTMEITLIFVLLGLAYVVGEAKPIINVMDYGAVGDGRHDDTQGFLRAWGVACSDFRVPTVVIPPRRTFLLSQIEFEGPCKSSIHVQVSGNIVAPNKLWTSEFTTWISFRNINDLTIDGSGLIDGQGSIWWNCKNKKRCVNVPYAFGISGCNNFHMNGLTIINSPGKHLTVFMSSWVQIKGLKIIAPADSPNTDGIYIQESEHVEVSDTVIRSGDDCIAIGTGSLDVNITRISCGLGHGISIGSLGWQNSNAKVEGVHISYSNFSQTTNGMRIKTWQGGSGFAKGISFEHIKLASVRNPIIIDQFYCPTKNCRNSTSAVKLSDVRFADVRGTSSSEVAINLACSESVPCSNVVLESISIVLDKVAHRNQITSYCLSVHGSKIGKVIPDVPCLK, encoded by the exons ATGGCAGAGAACTACAGAAAAACCATAACTCGCATTGCTGCAGCCACATATTTCTGGACGGATACCATG GAAATCACTTtgatctttgtgcttttgggtTTGGCTTATGTGGTTGGTGAGGCCAAGCCAATCATTAATGTTATGGACTATGGGGCTGTTGGAGACGGCAGACACGATGATACCCAG GGGTTCTTAAGGGCTTGGGGTGTCGCTTGCTCGGACTTTAGGGTGCCCACAGTAGTTATCCCTCCACGAAGGACATTCCTGTTGAGCCAAATAGAATTTGAAGGCCCCTGCAAATCCAGCATCCATGTTCAG GTTAGTGGAAATATTGTGGCACCTAACAAATTGTGGACCTCTGAATTCACCACTTGGATCTCATTCAGAAACATCAACGATCTCACTATTGATGGTTCTGGCCTGATCGACGGCCAAGGTTCCATCTGGTGGAACTGCAAAAATAAGAAG CGATGCGTTAATGTTCCTTAT GCATTTGGAATCTCAGGCTGCAACAATTTTCACATGAATGGCCTAACAATTATAAACAGCCCAGGAAAACACCTCACTGTATTTATGAGTTCATGGGTTCAGATTAAGGGTCTTAAAATTATAGCTCCAGCGGACAGCCCTAACACCGATGGCATATACATCCAAGAGTCTGAGCATGTTGAAGTTAGTGATACCGTCATCAGATCAG GAGATGATTGTATAGCCATTGGTACGGGTTCTTTGGATGTGAACATCACGAGGATTTCATGCGGCCTTGGCCATGGCATAAG CATTGGAAGCTTGGGATGGCAAAATTCAAATGCAAAGGTCGAGGGTGTCCACATCTCGTACTCTAATTTCTCTCAAACGACCAATGGCATGAGGATTAAGACATGGCAG GGAGGGTCAGGTTTTGCAAAAGGAATCTCTTTCGAGCACATCAAACTTGCTTCAGTTCGAAACCCTATCATCATAGACCAATTCTACTGTCCCACAAAGAACTGCAGGAATTCG ACATCGGCTGTGAAATTGAGTGATGTTCGATTTGCTGATGTACGTGGAACCTCGTCAAGTGAGGTGGCCATCAACCTTGCATGCAGTGAGAGCGTTCCCTGTTCTAACGTTGTTTTGGAAAGCATCAGCATTGTTTTGGACAAAGTTGCCCACAGGAATCAAATCACCTCTTATTGCCTCAGTGTCCATGGGAGTAAAATTGGTAAGGTCATACCGGATGTCCCATGTTTGAAATAA